A single genomic interval of Oryza sativa Japonica Group chromosome 7, ASM3414082v1 harbors:
- the LOC4343301 gene encoding peptide-N(4)-(N-acetyl-beta-glucosaminyl)asparagine amidase isoform X1 has product MVARRFVVRQGGGGGGGGEAEEHEVEYDTEHGLDILRLQIFSLTSVPPELQKIVVEADGSVVDDGTDLEAISEGLRLVAITGEEEEAEAAAAAEAARAQEKSDEELARMIQIVVEADGSRVDGGTDMESICEGLRVVAISEGDGEDIAAAEAARVQEKSDEEFARMLQAEEEALLLQQYSIRNDGGEEFRERVEPYMHQVLMYEDPMRQEAARKTVPMDELQEKALVSLAKEGNFSPSKDEEDHAFLLQLLFWFKQSFRWVNAPPCDSCGRETFNVGMGTALPSEIKFGANRVEIYRCNYCSSTTRFPRYNDPYKLLETRKGRCGEWANCFTFYCRSFGYEARLILDFTDHVWTECFSNLYGRWMHLDPCEGVYDNPLLYEKGWNKKLDYVIAISKDGVRDVTKRYTRKWHEVLSRRIITSEDTVSAILSSITGKYRSGLSIDGLTALENRDKKESEELSKAAYLEVDTSISLPGRQSGSVEWRKARLELSQVESLACSSCPARKCVDAHVSKIYDALSALLSHFCDGDIPKERVIEVFDSLKCLMQNLKDAKFKSRRATLDKKTQLVFEEIFPSVERLLCAMSLKAELGTDGKCSVTTVRNAVHTSLALPVAMDVVDEILSNYKSNAVCTKGHQFPRGNRLCSGSVLASGEQLPIGIATAAFDGIRSSKWEEPDGAKGCWIIYKMLDGQTCELDSYDLMSANDVPERDPMDWVLEGSTDGGSTWNTIDARSSVIFDSRFYRKTFTVDKRYKANAFRFRFLRVRESNGNPRFQIGSIDLYGKST; this is encoded by the exons atggTGGCCCGCCGGTTCGTCGTGCGgcaggggggcggcggcggcggaggcggcgaggcggaggagcacGAGGTGGAGTACGACACGGAGCACGGCCTCGACATCCTCCGCCTCCAGATCTTCTCCCTCACCTCCGTCCCGCCCGAGCTCCAGAAG atCGTGGTGGAGGCGGACGGGTCCGTGGTGGACGACGGGACCGACCTGGAGGCCATCTCCGAGGGCCTCCGCCTCGTGGCCATcaccggggaggaggaggaggctgaggctgcggctgcggcggaggcggcaaggGCGCAAGagaagtcggatgaggagcTCGCGCGGATGATTCAG ATCGTGGTGGAGGCGGATGGATCAAGGGTGGACGGTGGAACCGACATGGAGTCCATCTGTGAGGGTCTCCGCGTTGTGGCCATCAGTGAGGGGGATGGGGAGGACATCGCTGCGGCAGAGGCAGCCAGGGTGCAGGAGAAGTCTGACGAGGAGTTTGCAAGGATGCTTCAG GCGGAAGAAGAGGCACTTCTTCTACAACAGTACAGCATACGCAATGATGGAGGGGAGGAATTCAGAGAAAGAGTTGAGCCATACATGCACCAGGTTCTGATG TACGAGGATCCAATGCGTCAAGAGGCAGCACGGAAGACTGTTCCAATGGATGAACTTCAGGAGAAGGCACTGGTTTCACTAGCTAAG GAAGGGAACTTCAGTCCTTCAAAAGATGAAGAGGATCATGCCTTTCTCTTGCAATTGCTTTTCTGGTTTAAGCAATCATTCAG ATGGGTCAATGCACCACCCTGCGACAGCTGTGGCCGTGAAACATTCAATGTTGGAATGGGCACCGCACTTCCCTCAGAAATTAAATTTGGTGCCAATCGCGTCGAGATCTATAG GTGCAACTATTGTTCTAGTACCACCCGTTTTCCAAGATATAATGATCCATATAAG CTTCTAGAAACTAGGAAAGGACGCTGTGGAGAATGGGCCAATTGCTTTACATTCTACTGTCGAAGTTTTGGATATGAAGCTCGTCTG ATTCTGGATTTCACTGATCATGTGTGGACAGAGTGTTTTTCAAACTTGTATGGGAG GTGGATGCATCTAGATCCATGTGAAGGAGTCTATGATAATCCCCTATTGTATGAGAAAGG GTGGAACAAGAAACTAGATTATGTAATTGCTATTTCAAAAGATGGAGTACGTGATGTAACAAAACGCTACACCAGAAAGTGGCATGAG GTTCTTTCCAGGCGAATAATTACCTCGGAAGATACCGTTTCAGCTATCTTGTCATCGATAACAGGGAAATATCGCAGTGGATTGTCAATTGATGGACTCACAGCCTTAGAAAATCGTGACAAGAAAGAGTCCGAGGAACTTAGTAAAGCTGCTTATCTTGAAGTTGACACCAGCATATCTTTACCTGGAAGGCAAAGTGGTTCTGTGGAGTGGAGAAAAGCAAGGTTAGAACTGAGCCAAGTTGAATCACTCGCATGCTCATCTTGCCCTGCTCGAAAATGTGTGGATGCTCATGtttcaaaaatatatgatgCTCTTTCTGCTCTTCTTTCACATTTTTGTGATGGAGACATCCCTAAAGAAAGAGTTATTGAAGTTTTTGACTCGCTGAAGTGCTTGATGCAAAATCTTAAAGATGCAAAGTTTAAAAGCAGGAGAGCTACATTGGACAAAAAAACACAACTGGTTTTTGAGGAGATTTTTCCTTCTGTCGAAAGATTGCTTTGTGCTATGTCCTTGAAAGCAGAGTTGGGTACTGATGGAAAATGCTCTGTGACAACAGTCAGAAATGCAGTACATACATCCTTAGCATTACCAGTGGCAATGGATGTGGTTGATGAGATACTGAGTAATTACAAGAGTAATGCGGTTTGCACAAAAGGTCACCAATTCCCAAGAGGCAATAGACTCTGTTCAGGTTCTGTCCTTGCAAGTGGTGAACAACTCCCAATTGGAATT GCAACGGCGGCATTTGATGGCATTCGCTCATCCAAATGGGAAGAGCCTGATGGAGCCAAAG GATGTTGGATAATTTACAAGATGCTTGATGGCCAAACTTGCGAGTTGGATTCATATGATTTGATGTCAGCTAATGATGTTCCAGAGAGGGATCCAATGGACTG GGTTCTTGAAGGGAGCACTGATGGAGGCTCCACCTGGAATACAATAGACGCCCGGAGTTCTGTAATTTTCGACAGTCGTTTCTATAGGAAAACATTTACTGTGGACAAGAGATATAAAGCAAATGCTTTTCG GTTTCGGTTTCTGCGAGTGAGAGAATCTAATGGCAATCCAAGGTTTCAGATAGGTTCAATTGACCTCTACGGGAAAAGCACATGA
- the LOC4343301 gene encoding peptide-N(4)-(N-acetyl-beta-glucosaminyl)asparagine amidase codes for MVARRFVVRQGGGGGGGGEAEEHEVEYDTEHGLDILRLQIFSLTSVPPELQKIVVEADGSVVDDGTDLEAISEGLRLVAITGEEEEAEAAAAAEAARAQEKSDEELARMIQAEEEALLLQQYSIRNDGGEEFRERVEPYMHQVLMYEDPMRQEAARKTVPMDELQEKALVSLAKEGNFSPSKDEEDHAFLLQLLFWFKQSFRWVNAPPCDSCGRETFNVGMGTALPSEIKFGANRVEIYRCNYCSSTTRFPRYNDPYKLLETRKGRCGEWANCFTFYCRSFGYEARLILDFTDHVWTECFSNLYGRWMHLDPCEGVYDNPLLYEKGWNKKLDYVIAISKDGVRDVTKRYTRKWHEVLSRRIITSEDTVSAILSSITGKYRSGLSIDGLTALENRDKKESEELSKAAYLEVDTSISLPGRQSGSVEWRKARLELSQVESLACSSCPARKCVDAHVSKIYDALSALLSHFCDGDIPKERVIEVFDSLKCLMQNLKDAKFKSRRATLDKKTQLVFEEIFPSVERLLCAMSLKAELGTDGKCSVTTVRNAVHTSLALPVAMDVVDEILSNYKSNAVCTKGHQFPRGNRLCSGSVLASGEQLPIGIATAAFDGIRSSKWEEPDGAKGCWIIYKMLDGQTCELDSYDLMSANDVPERDPMDWVLEGSTDGGSTWNTIDARSSVIFDSRFYRKTFTVDKRYKANAFRFRFLRVRESNGNPRFQIGSIDLYGKST; via the exons atggTGGCCCGCCGGTTCGTCGTGCGgcaggggggcggcggcggcggaggcggcgaggcggaggagcacGAGGTGGAGTACGACACGGAGCACGGCCTCGACATCCTCCGCCTCCAGATCTTCTCCCTCACCTCCGTCCCGCCCGAGCTCCAGAAG atCGTGGTGGAGGCGGACGGGTCCGTGGTGGACGACGGGACCGACCTGGAGGCCATCTCCGAGGGCCTCCGCCTCGTGGCCATcaccggggaggaggaggaggctgaggctgcggctgcggcggaggcggcaaggGCGCAAGagaagtcggatgaggagcTCGCGCGGATGATTCAG GCGGAAGAAGAGGCACTTCTTCTACAACAGTACAGCATACGCAATGATGGAGGGGAGGAATTCAGAGAAAGAGTTGAGCCATACATGCACCAGGTTCTGATG TACGAGGATCCAATGCGTCAAGAGGCAGCACGGAAGACTGTTCCAATGGATGAACTTCAGGAGAAGGCACTGGTTTCACTAGCTAAG GAAGGGAACTTCAGTCCTTCAAAAGATGAAGAGGATCATGCCTTTCTCTTGCAATTGCTTTTCTGGTTTAAGCAATCATTCAG ATGGGTCAATGCACCACCCTGCGACAGCTGTGGCCGTGAAACATTCAATGTTGGAATGGGCACCGCACTTCCCTCAGAAATTAAATTTGGTGCCAATCGCGTCGAGATCTATAG GTGCAACTATTGTTCTAGTACCACCCGTTTTCCAAGATATAATGATCCATATAAG CTTCTAGAAACTAGGAAAGGACGCTGTGGAGAATGGGCCAATTGCTTTACATTCTACTGTCGAAGTTTTGGATATGAAGCTCGTCTG ATTCTGGATTTCACTGATCATGTGTGGACAGAGTGTTTTTCAAACTTGTATGGGAG GTGGATGCATCTAGATCCATGTGAAGGAGTCTATGATAATCCCCTATTGTATGAGAAAGG GTGGAACAAGAAACTAGATTATGTAATTGCTATTTCAAAAGATGGAGTACGTGATGTAACAAAACGCTACACCAGAAAGTGGCATGAG GTTCTTTCCAGGCGAATAATTACCTCGGAAGATACCGTTTCAGCTATCTTGTCATCGATAACAGGGAAATATCGCAGTGGATTGTCAATTGATGGACTCACAGCCTTAGAAAATCGTGACAAGAAAGAGTCCGAGGAACTTAGTAAAGCTGCTTATCTTGAAGTTGACACCAGCATATCTTTACCTGGAAGGCAAAGTGGTTCTGTGGAGTGGAGAAAAGCAAGGTTAGAACTGAGCCAAGTTGAATCACTCGCATGCTCATCTTGCCCTGCTCGAAAATGTGTGGATGCTCATGtttcaaaaatatatgatgCTCTTTCTGCTCTTCTTTCACATTTTTGTGATGGAGACATCCCTAAAGAAAGAGTTATTGAAGTTTTTGACTCGCTGAAGTGCTTGATGCAAAATCTTAAAGATGCAAAGTTTAAAAGCAGGAGAGCTACATTGGACAAAAAAACACAACTGGTTTTTGAGGAGATTTTTCCTTCTGTCGAAAGATTGCTTTGTGCTATGTCCTTGAAAGCAGAGTTGGGTACTGATGGAAAATGCTCTGTGACAACAGTCAGAAATGCAGTACATACATCCTTAGCATTACCAGTGGCAATGGATGTGGTTGATGAGATACTGAGTAATTACAAGAGTAATGCGGTTTGCACAAAAGGTCACCAATTCCCAAGAGGCAATAGACTCTGTTCAGGTTCTGTCCTTGCAAGTGGTGAACAACTCCCAATTGGAATT GCAACGGCGGCATTTGATGGCATTCGCTCATCCAAATGGGAAGAGCCTGATGGAGCCAAAG GATGTTGGATAATTTACAAGATGCTTGATGGCCAAACTTGCGAGTTGGATTCATATGATTTGATGTCAGCTAATGATGTTCCAGAGAGGGATCCAATGGACTG GGTTCTTGAAGGGAGCACTGATGGAGGCTCCACCTGGAATACAATAGACGCCCGGAGTTCTGTAATTTTCGACAGTCGTTTCTATAGGAAAACATTTACTGTGGACAAGAGATATAAAGCAAATGCTTTTCG GTTTCGGTTTCTGCGAGTGAGAGAATCTAATGGCAATCCAAGGTTTCAGATAGGTTCAATTGACCTCTACGGGAAAAGCACATGA